In the Terriglobus sp. RCC_193 genome, CATACTCTATGCACACCGTCACGTTACTTTCGGATCCCTTAACTGCACGGAAGATACGAAACCCCAGATATAGCGCATGAATGATGAAGTCATCCCGGTCGTTTTGGGTTTGGTACGAACCGTGCAACATGCCCCGGCATGAACAGCGTTACTCTCGCATCACGTGCCCATCAGGTGGAGCGTCAACTCGATAAGCTCCAAGCGAAGACTGCAAAGGTTGGCGTCATCGGCCTTGGATATGTCGGTCTGCCTCTCTCACTCTTGTTCTCGGAAGCGGGTGTCGCTATCCAGGGATTTGATATCGATACGGCTAAAGTTAGCCAACTTGAGGAAGGGAAGAGTTACATCTTTCGTATTCCGCCCACAGAAATCGAGATGGCTCGTTCGCAGGGATTTCGTGCGACCACGGATTTCTCGAAAATCTCAGAGCAGGATGCAGTTATTGTTTGCGTGCCAACGCCCCTGACTGAACATCGCGATCCAGATCTCTCCTTTATCGAACGCACTGCGGAATCAATCGCTCCCTGGCTCCGTCGTGGACAGCTCGTTGTACTTGAAAGCACGACATATCCCGGAACCACAGAAGAAGTGCTCATTCCGATCCTGAATGCGGGCAGCCCGGAAGGACTGTGCGCTTACGAAGAAGGCATGGACCCGGACGGCGATGTTTTCTTTGTCGCTTTCTCGCCGGAGCGTGAGGACCCAGGTAACAATACGGTCGCCCGTCGCGATATCCCCAAGGTCATCGGTGGTCATGGGGCACATGCAGGACGCCTGGCATCTATGCTTTACGGCAATATCTTCAGTAAGACGGTATCTGTGTCTTCGACGCAGGCAGCGGAAATGACGAAGTTACTCGAGAACATTTATCGCTGCGTCAATATTGCGCTGGTCAATGAATTGAAGATGCTGTCACACCGGATGGGAATTGATATCTGGGAGGTCATTGATGCTGCGGCGACCAAACCATTTGGCTTCCAGGCGTTCTATCCGGGGCCGGGCCTTGGCGGTCACTGCATTCCGATTGATCCGTTTTATCTGAGCTGGAAGGCACGTGAGTGGAACTTCCATACCCGCTTCATCGAGCTTGCCGGTGAGATCAATGAAGGCATGCCGCGCTACGTTGTTCAGTCCATCGCCAATGCTCTCAACTCACACCGCAAATCGATCAATGGATCCCGGATTCTAGTGCTTGGCATGGCCTACAAGAAGGATATCGACGATCTTCGCGAGTCTCCTTCGCTCGAGATTATCGAGATGCTGCAGGACGAAAAGGCCATCGTGGAATACAACGATCCCTACTTCGCCAAAGTTGGTCGAGGCCGCCACTACGACCTGGGGATGACCTGCACACCGCTGGACCGCATCGGCGAGTTCGACTGTGTCGTCATCGCCACTGATCACTCGGATTATG is a window encoding:
- a CDS encoding nucleotide sugar dehydrogenase, whose protein sequence is MNSVTLASRAHQVERQLDKLQAKTAKVGVIGLGYVGLPLSLLFSEAGVAIQGFDIDTAKVSQLEEGKSYIFRIPPTEIEMARSQGFRATTDFSKISEQDAVIVCVPTPLTEHRDPDLSFIERTAESIAPWLRRGQLVVLESTTYPGTTEEVLIPILNAGSPEGLCAYEEGMDPDGDVFFVAFSPEREDPGNNTVARRDIPKVIGGHGAHAGRLASMLYGNIFSKTVSVSSTQAAEMTKLLENIYRCVNIALVNELKMLSHRMGIDIWEVIDAAATKPFGFQAFYPGPGLGGHCIPIDPFYLSWKAREWNFHTRFIELAGEINEGMPRYVVQSIANALNSHRKSINGSRILVLGMAYKKDIDDLRESPSLEIIEMLQDEKAIVEYNDPYFAKVGRGRHYDLGMTCTPLDRIGEFDCVVIATDHSDYDYASIVKNAQLVVDSRNATRGIESTKIVHC